In Osmia bicornis bicornis chromosome 1, iOsmBic2.1, whole genome shotgun sequence, the following proteins share a genomic window:
- the LOC114883235 gene encoding endoplasmic reticulum resident protein 29, whose amino-acid sequence MLWSIVILLVIGIVAAQDCKGCVSLDSYSFDKVISKFKAAVVKFDVSFPYGEKHEQYAQVAAATKDAPDLLVAEVRVKDYGVKDNSDLAARYKIKSEDFPAILLFLQGKTEPVPFVAEKESEFTADNIKRFIKLKSGVYFGLPGCIEQLDRLAEEFKSSGEKDRKEILNKAKVFEKTLPEIQRTAAKVYVKTMERILEKGDIFIQTEQTRIEGILKGKLSNQKKRTMEEKRNIIHSFLHRDEL is encoded by the exons ATGCTCTGGTCAATTGTAATACTACTCGTTATCGGAATCGTCGCCGCTCAAGACTGCAAAGGATGCGTTTCTTTGGACTCTTATTCCTTTGATAAg gtaatatcaaaatttaaagctGCAGTCGTTAAATTTGACGTATCATTTCCATACGGAGAGAAACACGAGCAATATGCGCAAGTAGCCGCCGCAACAAAGGATGCTCCCGATCTACTGGTAGCGGAAGTCAGAGTCAAAGATTACGGGGTTAAAGATAACTCGGATCTTGCCGCTcgttacaaaataaaatccGAAGATTTCCCTGCAATTCTTCTATTCTTACAAGGGAAAACGGAACCAGTTCCGTTTGTTGCTGAAAAAGAATCCGAGTTTACCGCGGACAATATTAAACGgttcattaaattaaaatctgGCGTGTATTTTGGTCTACCTGGTTGTATAGAACAGTTGGATAGACTGGCAGAGGAGTTTAAGTCCAGCGGTGAAAAGGACAGGAAG gaaatattaaacaaaGCAAAAGTATTCGAGAAAACGCTACCTGAAATACAACGAACTGCCGCTAAAGTTTATGTTAAAACAATGGAAAGAATCTTAGAAAAAGGAGATATCTTTATCCAGACAGAACAGACAAGAATAGAGGGTATCCTGAAAGGGAAATTATCAAATCAGAAGAAACGCACAATGGAAGAGAAACGAAAtatcattcattcatttttgcATAGAGATGAATTGTGA
- the LOC114883234 gene encoding ran-specific GTPase-activating protein-like: MPENVLNGDHVDVKGANCETQNNEEDNNEEELQFEPIVSLPLIEVSTNEEDEVEMIKMRAKLYRYDSSSNPAEWKERGTGEVKLLRHKIKNTVRVVMRRDKTFKICANHFVTPWMELKPNCGSDRAWVWSVLADYADEQLKPELLAIRFANAENATVWKEAFEKAKKIVGSECEIYAGKNNADEKHVESDSEPSSDVSYSESTDNEEQAKKLAAADSEVQNNDTETVEDFRKETKDGESLDKVSKELEQLQVKDIEKDK; encoded by the exons ATGCCAGAAAACGtg CTAAATGGAGACCATGTTGATGTGAAAGGTGCTAACTGTGAAACTCAAAACAACGAAGAAGATAATAATGAAGAAGAATTACAGTTCGAACCAATAGTTTCTTTACCATTAATAGAAGTATCCACCAATGAGGAAGATGAAgtagaaatgataaaaat GAGAGCAAAATTGTATCGCTATGATTCTTCTAGCAATCCAGCAGAATGGAAGGAACGTGGAACAGGGGAAGTAAAATTATTAAggcataaaataaaaaacacaGTGAGAGTTGTAATGCGTAGagataaaacatttaaaatttgtGCTAATCATTTTGTAACACCTTGGATGGAATTGAAGCCTAATTGTGGCAGTGACAGAGCATGGGTATGGAGTGTACTCGCCGATTATGCAGATGAACAACTTAAACCTGAACTTCTTGCGATAAGATTTGCAAATGCAGAAA ATGCAACTGTTTGGAAGGAAGCATTTGAAAAGGCAAAGAAGATAGTAGGATCTGAATGTGAAATATATGCTGGTAAAAATAATGCAGATGAAAAACATGTTGAGAGTGATAGTGAACCTTCTAGTGATGTAAGTTATAGTGAAAGTACTGACAATGAAGAACAAGCTAAAAAATTAGCAGCAGCAGATTCAGAGGTTCAAAACAATGATACTGAAACAGTAGAAGATTTTAGAAAGGAAACCAAAGATGGAGAAAGCTTGGATAAAGTATCAAAAGAACTTGAACAATTACAAGTTAAGGATATAGAGAAAGACAAGTAA